A single region of the Vanacampus margaritifer isolate UIUO_Vmar chromosome 13, RoL_Vmar_1.0, whole genome shotgun sequence genome encodes:
- the tns3.2 gene encoding tensin 3-2 has product MTELAACESTTEGMSKDESCLGPALTGDWSSPGQRETDILEDVDDEASSSSDATCNICSLPTENPPGEPILAHADFNHGCAQQEIESQNTFVSNGEYGSDKIWPEKPSSSSSSSSSSSFVAPHTPSRGRSSEEAVQRRLLGDAHACNVPQKSHIFNTTQSAHFTNEIISQEAEFALLSVDVDDSIEQLNQLILDLDPTFVPVPTGCAPLSRSTSVQSTGLSNQGNTHLTGWQRQKQISDVTDYSSAWAGFHGLGEGPQSLGDVLVSAPSHLSSRKSKCVDCRGQIGSFECVPATPSFPVSPPTPYVGSISEFSHMRTGGPWAQRSCWTQDSRSFLDSANHTGSSVDGELFRSDVSVSSASCPRMFGSMCSVSSSSSVPHMDSATPPPTWQQQTSTSSQSSTPVKCSSPNAHSSPRVAPKGLAACPGVLVPETDLSSLLTVNGNLEHSLLEAMGDLRGLSLGGDGDVPPPLLPEKRKVGEGGDLGSCFPSPSGFSNISLSFSSLTPDPFKGLSGTPSPGAEFGNKQDTVKFVQDTSKFWYKPDISRDQAISVLKDKEPGSFIVRDSHSFRGAYGLAMKVATPPASALHQSKKVVDPSNELVRHFLIECTQKGVRLKGCPDEPFFGSLTALVCQHSITPLALPCKLILPDRDPFEEMSDSPAKTATNSAAELLKQGAACNVWYLGSVELESLTGHQAVQKAATVTLAMDPPPASTVVHFKVSAQGITLTDNQRKLFFRRHYAVNTVIFCSLDPQGRRWTRGSASTAKIFGFVARKSQSETENICHLFAEHDPEQPASAIVNFVSKVMIGSHKK; this is encoded by the exons ATGACTGAGCTGGCTGCATGTGAGAGCACAACGGAGGGGATGTCGAAAGATGAATCTTGCTTGGGACCAGCGCTGACTGGTGACTGGTCTTCACCCGGGCAAAGGGAGACAGATATATTGGAAGACGTGGACGATGAGGCGTCTTCTTCTTCAGATGCGACATGTAATATTTGTTCACTTCCTACTGAGAATCCGCCGGGAGAGCCAATATTAGCCCATGCTGACTTCAATCACGGCTGCGCTCAACAGGAAATAGAATCCCAAAATACGTTTGTATCAAATGGAGAGTACGGCTCGGACAAAATATGGCCAGAAAagccatcgtcatcatcatcatcatcatcatcatcgtcatttgTGGCTCCTCATACACCAAGCAGAGGGCGCAGCAGCGAGGAAGCGGTGCAGCGACGTCTGCTGGGAGACGCTCATGCTTGCAATGTTCCACAAAAGTCGCACATTTTCAACACGACGCAGTCAGCGCATTTCACAAATGAAATCATTTCCCAAGAAGCAGAATTTGCTTTGCTGTCTGTCGACGTCGATGACTCAATAGAGCAGTTGAACCAATTGATTCTGGATTTGGATCCCACCTTTGTTCCTGTTCCTACCGGCTGTGCCCCCCTCTCACGATCCACCTCCGTCCAAAGCACAGGCCTCAGTAATCAAGGAAATACGCATCTGACTG GCTGGCAGCGGCAGAAGCAGATCAGCGATGTGACCGACTACTCGAGTGCTTGGGCCGGTTTTCATGGTCTTGGGGAAGGACCGCAAAGCTTGGGGGACGTCCTGGTCAGCGCTCCTTCCCATTTGTCCTCGCGG AAGTCGAAGTGTGTGGACTGCCGCGGCCAAATTGGCAGCTTCGAATGCGTCCCCGCAACTCCATCTTTTCCCGTGTCGCCTCCAACGCCGTATG TGGGAAGCATTTCAGAGTTTTCTCATATGAGGACCGGCGGCCCGTGGGCCCAACGCAGCTGCTGGACACAAG attcCCGAAGTTTCCTGGACAGCGCAAACCATACGGGCAGCTCTGTTGACGGAGAATTGTTCCGATCCGATGTTTCCGTGAGCTCTGCTTCCTGTCCGCGGATGTTTGGTTCCATGTGTTCTGTGTCATCAAGCAGCTCCGTCCCACACATGGACAG CGCCACGCCGCCTCCCACGTGGCAGCAGCAAACGTCGACCTCCTCACAGTCGTCAACTCCCGTCAAGTGCAGCTCTCCGAATGCCCACAGTTCACCTCGGGTGGCGCCCAAAGGACTTGCCGCGTGTCCGGGGGTCCTCGTGCCGGAGACGGACTTGTCCTCCTTGCTGACAGTGAACGGCAACCTGGAGCACAGCCTGCTGGAGGCCATGGGGGACTTGAGGGG CCTGAGCCTGGGTGGGGACGGGGACGTCCCTCCTCCACTGTTGCCTGAAAAGAGGAAAGTGGGTGAAGGTGGGGACCTCGGCTCCTGCTTTCCGTCACCGAGTGGGTTTAGCAACATCAGCCTTTCTTTCTCATCGCTGACCCCTGACCCCTTCAAAGGTTTAAGTGGGACGCCATCTCCTGGAGCAG aGTTTGGCAATAAGCAGGACACTGTCAAGTTTGTTCAGGACACTTCCAAGTTCTGGTACAAGCCCGACATTTCCAGAGATCAAG CCATTTCCGTGCTAAAGGATAAAGAACCCGGCTCTTTTATTGTCAGAGACAGTCATTCATTCCGTGGGGCTTACGGCTTGGCGATGAAAGTCGCGACGCCGCCTGCGTCTGCGCTGCATCAAAGTAAAAAAG TTGTGGATCCGTCCAATGAGCTGGTGAGACATTTCCTGATCGAGTGTACACAGAAAGGAGTTCGTCTCAAAGGCTGCCCTGATGAGCCGTTCTTTG ggAGTCTCACTGCTCTGGTGTGTCAGCACTCCATCACACCTTTGGCTCTGCCCTGCAAACTTATTCTGCCAGACAGAG ACCCGTTTGAGGAAATGAGTGACTCTCCTGCAAAGACAGCAACAAACTCGGCAGCTGAGCTTCTCAAGCAAGGAGCAG CATGTAACGTGTGGTACCTTGGCTCTGTGGAATTGGAGTCTTTAACGGGACACCAGGCCGTTCAGAAAGCCGCCACGGTGACGCTCGCTATGGACCCTCCGCCGGCCTCCACCGTGGTCCACTTCAAAGTGTCGGCGCAGGGCATCACGCTCACAGATAACCAGAGGAA GCTGTTTTTCAGAAGACACTATGCAGTCAATACCGTCATTTTCTGTTCCTTGGACCCGCAAGGCAGGAG ATGGACAAGAGGAAGTGCTTCTACTGCAAA gatATTTGGGTTTGTAGCGAGGAAATCTCAGAGCGAGACTGAAAATATTTGCCATCTGTTTGCCGAGCACGACCCCGAGCAGCCGGCGAGCGCTATCGTCAACTTTGTGTCAAAGGTCATGATCGGGTCACACAAGAAGTGA